The following coding sequences lie in one Danio rerio strain Tuebingen ecotype United States chromosome 3, GRCz12tu, whole genome shotgun sequence genomic window:
- the nudt1 gene encoding oxidized purine nucleoside triphosphate hydrolase, translated as MFTSKLLTLVLVVQPGRVLLGMKKRGFGAGKWNGFGGKVQTGETIEQAARRELLEESGLTVDTLHKIGNIKFEFIGETELMDVHIFRADNYEGEPAESDEMRPQWFDIDKIPFSQMWADDILWFPLMLQKKRFLGYFKFQGHDVIVEHKLDEVEDL; from the exons ATGTTCACGTCTAAGCTGCTGACCCTGGTGCTGGTGGTCCAGCCCGGCCGGGTGTTGCTGGGCATGAAGAAAAGAGGCTTTGGAGCTGGAAAATGGAACGGCTTTGGAGGAAAAGTCCAGACTGGAGAGACCATAGAGCAAGCGGCCAGACG gGAGCTGCTGGAGGAAAGTGGCCTCACTGTCGACACCCTCCACAAGATTGGAAAcatcaaatttgagtttattggGGAAACCGAACTAATGGATGTCCACATTTTTAGAGCTGACAACTATGAAGGAGAGCCAGCCGAATCAGACG AGATGAGGCCGCAGTGGTTCGACATTGATAAAATCCCTTTCAGCCAGATGTGGGCCGATGACATCTTGTGGTTTCCTCTGATGCTTCAGAAAAAGAGGTTTTTGGGGTATTTTAAGTTCCAGGGTCATGATGTAATAGTTGAGCATAAACTGGACGAGGTGGAGGACCTTTGA